The nucleotide window acctgttcaaaAAGTCAAAcaaacccggatgaagggaaaacataaatatcaactcgatccaaaacttttatggcctctagaaaattttcaattgtagacgttcaatccctatttcttttcgtggtgtggtccatttgagatttgaatttgcctaatttttgggccgatgtcttaaaatgatcttgaaaaatgaatggatggtgtggatatagcccatatatcatggtgggaccataaATCTTGCCAACGTTAAGATACCCACATTTGCCGGATTTAAAAAAACACGGGCAAGGACGGAGGCTGCATACATCGAATCCTAAACAAATTTGGAGGGTTTCTTGTTAGTGCTCCTAATTCGATGGTATTAGGGCTCATTTTCCGAAGTATGTCAATTTTATAGCCAATGACGAAAACAAACAGAACATGGGAGTAGTTAAGTGGTATTAGTAATTCAATCACATCTAATACCATCTAATACACTGAACCAAACATGCCCAAAGAATGGCAATtaggaattaaataaaataatggtaATTCTCTATAATAATCGTTTTTACTCCATGTGTAAAACActcctttaaaagaaaataaaattttatcatATCTCTTGGCTATTACtcacatttttctattttaattgtTGGTGGCTCTTGCTAACTGACTAAATGACTATAGCTTTTCATTAATTTTGAATGTACAACGATATTAAAAGGATacaattaaataaaaagaaagtgaaaaagGTGCATGCCTTTTCATGAGCATTTGGATAGtaaattattttaaataagttacttatgacATGAGTAGCTTATCTTTGTTTCTACTTATCCAGTTAATAATCATACTTAgtaaataatatacttattaaccaaaaagtaaaaaagaagattTGTTTCTAATATGATAAGTAATTATCCCTCAATTTACTTAGTCTCCCTCACATTTATCATCCATGATgcggggccaacctttgatgtggaccattcattgtgtgggcccaaccCTTAATGTAGGTAGTCCATCATGccgggcccaccttggatgtggtcCGTTCATCATTACAACCTAACCTTTAATATGCACTATCCattatgtagagcccacctttgatgttggctATCCATCAAGTGtaacccaccatcaatgttattgtccaccatgtaaggcccacctttaatatcaattgcccatcatgtagagctcacctttaatgtgaatcatgcatcatatgggcctcacctctaatgtgggttgtccatcatgcaaggccctccttggatatgggccactcatcattagggccaacctttAATACTgatcattcattatgtggggcctaccttgacgtGGAGTATCCATCATGGGGCCTatcattattaattgcccatcatgtcgaacccacctttgatgtcgattgtccatcatgtaggccccacctttgatgtgggtagCCCATCATGCAGGGCTTGCCTTGGGcataggtcattcatcattaggggctgacctttgatgtgaaccgtctATCGTGTGGGGCTATCTTactatgggtcatccatcatgtggggcccaacttcaatgtccactgcccatcataaggagcctacctttgatgtggaccatccatcatgtaggccccacctttgaagtaggTTGTCCATCATATTAGCCCGTTTTGGATGTGGGCTTTTTTTATCATTATGTGTTAACCCTTGATGTAGACCatttatatgtgggcccacattaatataaggttgtccatcatgtggggcccacttttaatgtggaccatctacTGTGTGAACCCCACTTTCAATGTGCACCTCCTTTGATATAAACTATGAGAGAATCTCCTTGAACATGGACagtgagaaagagaataaaaaaagtcataagttaaaaaatttaaaaaattacttAGTAATATAAGTAGCTTTTagcacataagttacttttacaatgatgcTTATCAAACAAACTTAAATGAATAAATAACTTAATTACTTaatataagttaaaaagtaacttatttggttgtatccaaacaaccctttgtgaaaggaaCTCAAAGTATTTATTTTTAACATATAGAAAATCATTTTAAAATCATTCTAACATAACAATTTCTTTTCTTTGcattgcctttttcttttcctttttctttttcattttctttttcattttatttttttaaatttgtacAAAATTTTCATAAAGTAAATTGTTAGTGCAAAAGAAGTTAGGGTATAaactatgaaaaataaaaaaatcagtagCATGTATTGCTCAAGTCAGGGTAGAAACCAAAGCACACACTTGTTACTCCCTgaagttgaaaaaaaataaaataaaataaaaataaaaaaataaaaaaactcttgAAAATAGCAATCGAGATTTAAAACATAGTTTCGAGAAAAAACATAGTTGCAAAATGTGTAAATTTCAATGGAGGGAACTTAGTTCGTTCAATAGCAAATGCTAGGTGAATGAGTACCTTATCTCCCAATATGAACAAATTAAAAAAGTTTTGATGGGCATGCTAAGTTAATAGGATGGAATTAGCTACAATGGATTTTATATGGCCACTTTGATAGTGCAAAGAACTGTGAGATGATCGTCTTCGGTGTTGTTGAGTTGGGCAGGGCTCATTTACCCCCAACTTAGTTGAGCCCTAAACTTGACTTAAACTTGAATGAAGTTGGGATGTGTCACTGAAAAAATGCTTTATCTTGAGACCTGCCGAACAGATGAATGATCTTAATCACTAAAGAATGGAGTCTCACCCTATTCGTGCACATTCAAGGATACTGTGCTAAGTTTGCGTAATATGCAATCATGTATAATTTGGTGATCTATCAAATGGCTATGGGTTGGGCTAAGGTTGTATTAGGGTTGGCCTTAATCTAGCCCTAGTCCTAATTAAGCTAAACTAACCTTGGCCTAACCCTAGCCTTACAGGACAAGACCAATTTGACATACATCTTAAACATATTTATTGATAATATTGTTCGTAGATCACGGTAGCTATTGGTCTTGGGTTGACATTTTATAACTGCCATAATTAATTTGTAGTTTTACCCTAAACATGTAGGAAAACATAGGTTAAAGAAGATGATTTACTTTATTAATTGCCCTTGGAAACTTGAATTTAGGCATAATGACTACTGCTGAAAAAAAATTGTGTTTTATGGATATGACTACTTCATTATTCCATGGCTACTTGGTGGGTTTTACGTCAAACATAATGTCGCTCTTATATGGTTATCTTAAGTGAGAGGACGAATGGGATGTTAAGATGAGTCTATTTGATTAGGTGTCAAGTCAATGTTCTCTTGCCCCACTCATATAGGAGTGTAAGTTGTCAATGAAAACATGATATTAATATCAAATTTATTAGATACTTGCATTTGAAGATTACTTCACGACTTTGGATCAAAGGAATCATCATGCTTAGTCCAGTACCTACTAGTTTTGACTAATCCTCGTACCTGAATGAGGATATATAAGGAATTTGAATATTCCTAATGGTCCATGCATGGGAGTGGTTGTGCACATGAATTAAATATAGAAAAGACCCAAATAATCTAACAAGGGATTTATTGGTTACTTGCAAACATTATCATAGTTGAGATTAGTTAGATTGGAACAACCATTGAGTAACTTTTCAATTGGGCCTAGGACTCAAAATATTTTGCAAATGATTTTCAACTATTAATCTTAAAACATTTTTATTAATTGAAATATTGTAATAATCCACCACTGGCTTGTATAGGAATTGGATAAAGCATGGATGGTTATGGATGATGGTGggattgggtcaatttgattACATGATTAAGATAAGATTACATACTTCTAATATAATAAGACACATGAAAAACTGTAGAATAACAAAGTACTATATCGGTCTCTTCAAATAATCTTAATTCTTGCTTATACATATATCCTATGCCaagggatttgagagagagagagcttttggCATTCGCTTTGAACATCACCActtgaaagaaataaaaatagaaaggagAAGCAGAGACAGAGAATCCCTTCTCTTCCCTCCTTCAACATCCACACATCTAAAATGTGAGGTCTACTAGTAAAAAACTCTTATACATCTCCTAAGCTTTGCTCCCACATCAGTGTATTGGCTCTCATCTAATACCCTATGAGGTATAGATAAAGGAAACATCTCCTGTGTTGGAAGATTGGAATTGATGAACCAATACTCTCTTGATAGCATCCAAGGGATGAAGTtgtacttattttttaaaattcgataatatttaaataaaattgcaTAATATTAAAGCATGTAAATCTAAATTTCCAAAAATACCaacacaaaaaaaatgaaaatgattaaaagtttcaaaatttgaaaattttgtaggacATCCTTGGATTTAAAATTGTTAATGTGTGTTGAATGGACCATTTGAAAATAtctttaaaccgtccatttccAGTGTAGAGCCGTGAACCACTTAATGATTGGATTGGACCAATGGGTTGGCTGGCCCATTAATCATTCGCACTTAGGCCCAAGTTGAGAGCCCAagacctggcccattgccacacCATGCATGAAAATACAAACGGGGTACACGTGCAGCACTGGCATGCTGGGCTGTCTATCAATAGGGTCACATTGTTGCTATGTGATGGCTCAAAAATAAATGAGCCAGAAAGCCCATCGTGGTCCAACGAAGACCAACTGTtacaatatattaaaaaaaatttggcccACATATAACAAATACATGGGGCAACCTGATGAGGTTACTAACGGAAAactagtggggtccaccatatgaatCTCCTGCATTTTGTGCGCCCATGGCCCAGTGATTCCAAGTGAGCACTTGGGCCACTAGCCAGAGTAGGATCTTGAATCTATGCCTAACTCTCCAAGGTTTGCTGATCGGtatagctgtacacgagtcgagttaccTCAGGCTGCTTGCTCCACTCGAAGAAGCCCGACTCGGCGACTCGCCTTGGCTCGAAGTTGGATTTGGACTGAGTGGAGttggttgaaatttttttaaaaccgAGTTCGAGcatgcccaagctcgactcaactcggatcaaacctcaactcggatcggtgacttggttattttgatataaaTGTTGCTCGCCGAGTTTGATGGAATGACtcaactcaacgaagtgttggcagGTAAAAATGGACAAactgggtgtttgattttgatccTGCTTTttaggtgtttgattttgatgttgcaggCTGAGTGTTTGATTTAGTTCCACTCCTCGGTAGGAGACAGGGTGTAAAAGACAACGGATGGCTAGAAACAATTCTCAGCCGTTCGTTTTTTACGTACACTGTTTCCACCCAGGGAAGGTAGCCTATTCCTTTCCAAGTATCTAAACGACTTGGTCCACCTGAAGAAGAGGTCAGATCTCTCAAGAGTGTGCTTGAGCGTGGATGGCCAGGGTTTTACACACGTTCGCCGAGTAGCGGATGAGATCTCTCGCTGGTGACGCGCCACACGTGACGAAAGAAGACTCCGAGTCAATGCACCTCAAATCAAGGAGTTATATAATACATGGTCCGCAACTTCGCACGGTACACACGAGTTTCAATTCCAACATGTAGAAATGATTTATTCGCTAATCCAGGCCATTGTTCTGTTGAATACCACCTTGAATGCTACTAATTGTGTTCAAGATTGAAGTAGCAGctttttcagtgaaatttgaaccGTTGTTATGTTTCTGATCTTGACCGTCAATATTTAGGCCATCATAAtcatgaattttaaaattttattagctAGTTTTTATGGGGAATAATGTATTCACGGTGGATTACAATAGATCAATAGTCTGGATTACTGAATTATGAACTCCACTTGCCAATCTAAAAGGCGCGTACACTTTACAGTGATACAGACCATGTGTCATATATttaaaaaaactttgatactctggtagactgTGATGGATGGTACGCAGTCACTTAAAGATCACTTACCAATTGCATATTTGAAGtgaatgtatgccacgtgtacaaaaaCTGGGCGCCTGCGTATCATAGTCTTACAGACTATCAAATAACTCAAGTTGTGGTAGTACTGGTACCATATAAGCGAGGTGCGCTCATAtggtactgtgggccccacataaaataTGGATTTGATCTATTCCGTCCATTGTACGGAATATTTGATTTAAATACATCgagacaaaaaataaatccaaaataaatctctggtggaccacattacaaggaGGAGTTGGAGGGACGCTCAACCAATAAAAACTTCCACActgtttttagggcccaccgtgttttatacattccatctaatccattaataAGACATTATGAAATATTAAGAAGGGACATACCTAAAATAATTCCGCTCATGTGCGGCACACCACGTGAATTCAAAGGTCTTAGAATGATTTACATTGTTCCTCGTAATCTTACCCATATAAATTTTTATCAATCTGAAATATAGTTTCTACGGTGATGATAAGAGGATaaaacacgatggacggttcggatcgaaCTAAATGTTGAAGTGGACACCATAAAAGACCGGTCCACCGCCAGCTCTGGAGGTACCGGTATCTGACTGCACCTCCATATAATAATTGTAATTGCGGATAATCACAGGACTAGGTATTTTCTCTTCCTccgtcagagagagagagagatggtttctGGAGAGCGTGAGCAGCAGACGCGCCATCTGACGATCGGGAACAATCTCGGCAGCCTCATCGTACGGCCATCAGAGAGCGAAGGAGGCGGTGGAGGAAGCGATTACGAGCCCGGCGAGGTTCGGCGAGAAAAAAACAACCACAGCAACATCAACCACAACCACAACAACCGCAATGGCAACCtcaacaacaactacaacaaccgcAATAACAACCACAACGATCGCCAACCTCTTTACTCTCGTTCACCTCGCCATTCTCGTTCCCCTCCCTATTCTCGCTCCCTTCGATTCCCTGACAAATTCCAAGACAAATTCGAAGACAAATTCCAAGGTTCGTTTTTTCCTCTTTCTAAGTCACAAAACACAAACCCTAGAAATTAAGTAGGCAAACTACCCTATACGATTCGGTTCGTGTATAcaggattagggtttggattttggAAGTTAGGGTTTGAGAAGATAGGGTTTATCTTCTAatctgacatttttttttttaaatttttaatttttaattattattattattattattattatttaatgttcttttgattttttttacgtTTGTGAATATCAGATGCAGAGATTAAAGTGGTTCTTTTTCAGtttcattttggtcattttcgaTCATTGCTGCAAGATTAGAATCGAACAGAAGTGGTTTGTCTGCTTGTCTggcaaaaccctagaaaaaaatcattttcttctttcagTTTGGGTTGTTTTGCTAATATCACTTGAaatctattttagttttttacaGTCCGGAAAACAGTCatatgatcttaaaaaaaaattatttatcgtGAATGGTTTGCTCTTTAGCACTGTTCGGCCTGGATTTTAAACTGTTCGGCCTGGGCCTATTGAAAATTTTGCTTTTGCCCGGCCCAagcttggcccattgacagccttatTCTTTACTTTAGGGTTTGAGGATTGATGTTTTTTGGGGGCAATTTCCACGATGGGGATGGTTCATTGGATTTCTCTCTCTTATATATGAAAAAAGatggaaaagaaaagggaatgGTCTGGTTATTAGGTTGTGTTGAAATTTGGGATGATTCAGTTTAATcaataagaaaatatataaaggCAGAAAAAGTAGAAAATGATATTTACTGGTATTTGTAATTAGTGGTGTTGCTGGGCTGGGTACCTGAGCCTGGCCCGACATGAACCTGGTATGGGTGTAGGTGAGTGGGTATGGTTGGTTTGGTATTTTTTTCAATTATGATTAATAAACCATGCTGGCATGGGTATATCCCTGCCCATGCACGAAGACGACTATGTATATATGACAATTCTCATCATGGGTGATTTTTGGGGCAACCGAATCATCAGTGGTCTGGATCAAATGACTATGTGCTCCACTCATACTCTCAGTCAAGGAACACATGAGCATGCATAAAAAAGAGAACATAATCAGTAATCCTTATCAATCAGTTAGTGGTGATCAACGACTTCTTGGGCGGCTCATGTGTATATTGAGATTAAGCCATTGGAACTTTTCTAAACCAACTGTTTTCACAAATTTTCTGCCTAAATATGAGTTTGCAGAGCTTGCTTTTTCAAAACATGGAATTGGCATGATGCACTGTTGGACATCTCACAAACTGTGCAAGTTAGCATGCGTGGCCACATGTGGAAATACATTTGGGCCAAGCAAATCCTCACAATCCAATTGAGTTTGGTTAGGTTTCTAATCCTAGTTAGAAAGAGTTAGAAACCTAACTGTGGTTAGATCCTTAAAACTATAGTTTTTATGCTATAAAATCTAATCTTATAAGTTAATGCtgggattttcttttctttctctttttgaaaaatttcaaaattgTAAATGGGTACCTAGCACCCTAATGGGTATGGGTATGGCCGTATGGGTACATTACTCATtagtgggtgtgtgtgcatgggtaTTTTAAGCCCAACATGGGTACATTATCCATTAGTGGGTATGGGTCCCATTTCAGGCCCGGCATGGGTATGGGTATGGTTACATTACTCATTTGTGGGTGTGTACTCATTTGTGGGTGTGTGCATAGGTATTTCAAGCCCAACATGGGTACGTTACCCATTAGTGGGTATGGGTCCCATTTCAAGCTCGACATGGGCACATTACCCATTAGTGGGTATGGATCCCATTTCAAGCCCGACATGGGTATGGCTACATTACCCATCGGCGGGTATGAGTATTGCCTAATTGGTCCCCTTGTACCCAACTCGAGCCCCACCCGTTGACACTTGGCACCCTTACtcataatgaggaagtagtcTTCAAAACGCTGTcacattcctttttctttttccatttttgtatccttaaaaaaaatgaaggaaattgcaATTTGGCCATTGGTGCCTTATTATGCTAACAACTGCATGCTATCTTGGATAGTATGGATTTAAGTGGTggttttagagttttttttttttggataagtACTGAATTTTATTAAAAGGCGGCTAGATTTAAGAGTGTGACCCACTAGGGGACTGAAATCAATATGACTCGCCCCATATCGGTCCGTATCAGTCTATACAGTCCCGTTTTGGTCTGTTTAAGTCCCGTTTTGGTCTGGTGACCCATTTTGTTTTAGACTGAAACCGGTACAACACAGACGAAACCATGTCTTattggattatttttttaaaaccatgttGAATAGTgcgtccaaacacacccttaaaatTCAAGGTTAGTCATTTCATCTGTTTCTCAACCTCTGAATGATGAGAAAAGACGGCAGAATACAGGGACAGAATTCATGAGTGATCCTCTTGCCATTTCATCTGTTATCTCTCCCCCCACTCGCTGAATGATGACAAAAGAAAGCAGTATACAGGGACAGCGACTATTTCTGACCCTCTCGCCATTTCATCTGTAGTGATGTGTCATTTCATCTGCTACAGCCCCACAGTGCTAAAGAGGATCCGCTAAAAAATTATGTCATTACCTTTTCTTTATTTTGCAAATATTTGATGTGAAGGATGGATGTGGTGAGAAGTGATTTCATTATAATAAATACCCTTTTCTTTATTTTGCAAATATTTGATGTGAAGGATGGATGTGGTGAGAAGTGATTTGATTATAATAAATGCTAGGTTTGTCTTTGTATGTTCTTGCCAAAATCTGGATATCggaagtgatgcaggacaattaaccacttgctctaaaagctcaaaatgatagagcatggtgaatcaatcccttcatctcatagcccaggccctataTCTCattggttaggacctcggccgaacccccctcgtgagccccacttcacacgagccacccaccccgagtgcacccctacatcccacaggccaccccactcgagcccagtgtgaaaatgcccctgcattaatcacccttggtgaggagtctcgaacacgatatctcccgctttgataccactttgatgcgggacaattaaccacttgctctaaaagctcgaactgatagagcattgtgaatcaatccctttatctcatagcccaggctccacatctcatgggttgggacctcggccgaacccccctcgtgggccccacttcacatgggtcacCCGCCTCACATaagccacccacctcgagtgtgcccccgcatcccataggccaccccactcgagcccggtgtgaaaatgttgCATTAGGAAGCGCCCTTgatcttatttttttttaattccatgcACTTGCAAACATCATATGTTAAAACTAGGCATTAAAAAGAAATGGCGTAGATAGGTTGATCTCTTTCCACAGAAAGCATAAGTTCTTGGGGTTGATTCGCGTTGGTGGCAACTCATTATTTGATGATATTTGAGACCATGGTTTCTGACAGGGTCCCCTTTGTGGGCCTAGCCACCAGCTGAAAAAAATATCCTAGACTTGGGTGGGATTAGTTTTCTATTATATTGTTTTTAGAAGCACAACATGCATGTCAGCTATAGTATACTCTGTGTTGTGTACTAAAAAGATAAACACAGAATGGGTCAGAGTTCCCCACTTGGATGTTTGCCTATTACATTTTGCCTATTTGGGATAAACTCCTTATTTGATACAGTAGAAAATTGGTATCAGGCACCTCAATTTTTGATAATTTTCTTTGCTAAATATTATATCATTTGTAGCTCCTACCTACGAAAATGTTCTttaaagaaaatcttgctttgtatgGACCAACTTTCCATGATGAGAAGTTGTATAAAAAAATAGGGCATAACATATCCCTTCTGATGAATTTATGCTGCTTATATCACTTGCTACCGTTTTGTGTGGAACACCTATGCTCTATGGATTGTACTGTATGTTGGGTATGTTGGCCCGCTACAGAATTGTCAACTGAGAATGAACTTTGCTGTTGATTGTTACAGCTTTTGAAGTTGCTTGGTGTGGGTGCAAGACTCTTGGTATTGAGCAAGGGTTATTTGTTCTCATGCTTGACTGAGAATTGTTTCCGAATTGCAGTATGACCCAGAATGTGTGTGATGGTTTGTAAAGTCGGAAGATGGATACCTGCATTTCACATAAGAACTCAAGGGGTGCAGTAGGTGAACCTGTTTCAGTCGGTTGGTTGAATCATTGGTGGGTTCTTTTTGGTTTAGAATGATGCAGTTAGAGTGGCAGTCACTGGGTTTCAATCTGAAGCTGGAGTACTAATTGGCTCTGTCTGATGGATGTGGCACATGCTCAGGAATTTAGAGGCGTTCAAAGGACTAGATTTAGGAAGGAAAACTATCATGTCTTCATCGAATGATTAATGAGAgagctttctatttttttttctatgttgCTTTTGAGTGTTACTAACAGTAGGATTCATTTATTTGGGGTTCGTTGTTGTGTGGTATCATGGTAGTTCAACTGTTCAACTGAAAGGGCTTAATCTCAGAAGGCGGGATCCATGCCAAATGAAGGTCTTTTGTTTGTGAAGATGGTCTTCTGTCTTGTAATTTAGCAGATTTGATTTTGTGCCGATTTTGGTTTATCATTAGGGCTATAAATTTTGATTTCACGGACTCGTGGTGGTTTGCCATATTCTTTTCGACATAGTAAAAGATGAGGTTTGGCTTGATAATGGAAGTTGACACAGAGGTAAATCGAACTTGACAAAGAGGCAGACAACTATTGTTTTGGGCTTGATAAAGCGGGTGGAAATGATTCTGGTGACTCTGGAAATGATTCTAGTATGGGATGGGGATTCTCTCAACAGCTTTTATTGGGGAATAAACTTTCAAGTTATTGTATTGAGCTTCTTTAAACAAGATTCTTTGACCTCTAAGGAGAAACACCGGACAGAACATGTTTTGTCATGGTTGAATTGGGTCATATTAGTGATGTAGTGATTCCTCCTGCTTGTGGAGTGTTCCCATTGGGTTCATACTGTAGGTGCCCCTGATAGTCAGTCTTGCAGAGGATCATGCATGTTGTTAAGCATTATTTAATGACATTTAGGAAGCCCATGAAAAATCTTGGTAAGTTTTGTCATTAGAGATGCCGATTGCTTTCCCCTTTAAATGGTTGTAGGGGCATGCACAAGTAAACAATTACTATTTGGGATTGGTGCCGATCTATGGTTCTTTCCAGCTCTTCTGGAAATGTCTCTGGCATATGAACTTATGGTAGGTCTTGggtggaattttttttaattgctTTTATGGGAGAGCCAATATTTTCGTTGCTGAATTGAGCTTATTCATGGTGTGGTATCTGAAACAAGTGGCTGTGCTGTAACATAGGCTATCAGTTATTGATTTTTTAGTGATTCCTCTTGCTCTGATGGGGTGCTCTCATCTGGGTTTTTGCTCTTGATGCCATTGATAGTTGGATGGTCTGCTGAATCAAGATCTTCACATGGATTACAGCTGGGATCATGGTTTTGGCATTGGTTTCTTCTTCGCTATTAGGAAGCCTGTGAAAATCTATCTTTTCTTGTTTTCCTGTTTATCTGTTTAGTGGCAGATACAGATGAAATGCCAATTTGAATTAGCACAATCCTGAGGAATCCGGTGAAGGATCTGATTGTTTCTTGCTGTGGATCGTCAGTTTGGTTTATATTTGCCGACGCCTAGGGCTTAATGCTGTATCTGTGACATAGATGGATTTAATTTCAATATGTAAGCCATTGGACTAGTGCAATCCTTTGCATACTGCAGATGACTGGGGTTGTTATTTGATCATGGTTATCAGCTCATAGCTGCAAGTCTGGTAAAGTAGCTCATAACTTTGATCTGCGGCTTGTGAGATCAATGACTACAGCAGGCTTGTTGTGAGCTTATTAGTCCTCCATTAACATTCTTGAATTTGTGACACACATGCGCCCATGGAAGAGAGACCATTAATGCAGGTAGCCCCTTGTTTCAAACTTATTTGGCCACTGGCATTCAGTGTGCTAGCGAGGTCAAGAACCATATGCTTTCATAACCATTGTCTTTTGGCTTTTTCTTTACGCTGGAATGGTCATTTCTTATTCTTGAGGTCTTACTGTCATTTCAGGATATGGGAATGGGATGCGTGCAGGATCTATTTCGCCTCTGAGCCAGAGGATGCGTGCAGGCTCTGTTTCACCTCTGCGCCAGAAGGTGCGTGCAGGTTCTGTTTCGCCATTGCGCCAGAGGAAAGCAAATCATCGCTATGGTTCTGATTTCAATCatccaggtggcccacgtcatggTCCTGGATATACAGGTGGGAGGGGTCGTGGTAGATTCCGTGAATTTTCACCCCCTTGTGGGCGAGGCGGGGGTGATAGAtcatttgggagagattttgaATCCTTTGACGAGCCTGGACTCCATCCTTCATTCAAAGATGAATTCATGGGTAGAAACAATCCAAATGTTTCTCCAAGAGAAGGAGACTGGATTTGCTCAGAGCCCTCGTAAGTCATTGCTTTCCTTTTACATGGAGTCACAGCATGAACTCTTTCACTCCCAACATTCTGTTGTCAGTAATGTT belongs to Magnolia sinica isolate HGM2019 chromosome 8, MsV1, whole genome shotgun sequence and includes:
- the LOC131252841 gene encoding uncharacterized protein LOC131252841, whose protein sequence is MVSGEREQQTRHLTIGNNLGSLIVRPSESEGGGGGSDYEPGEVRREKNNHSNINHNHNNRNGNLNNNYNNRNNNHNDRQPLYSRSPRHSRSPPYSRSLRFPDKFQDKFEDKFQGYGNGMRAGSISPLSQRMRAGSVSPLRQKVRAGSVSPLRQRKANHRYGSDFNHPGGPRHGPGYTGGRGRGRFREFSPPCGRGGGDRSFGRDFESFDEPGLHPSFKDEFMGRNNPNVSPREGDWICSEPSCGNLNFARRAYCNNCNKLRFEPRSGGPGGSPRRSYLRPLSPHGPSPRFPAPPRERGRGRGVNGYGSPHGWGRGGARESPRGWGRDSPREFRMGPPPLRHVERFPDHHLPRERPDYHNEDGYKGRGKFDRPMLPQWGHRGRGRGKFFHERRGYAANDWRTPSPPMPLSPPQRGPWGHDGRERSRSPMRCGLRDYHRDSYMGRGRDYRQGMGRGRRIHGGY